One genomic region from Desulfurispira natronophila encodes:
- a CDS encoding Hsp20/alpha crystallin family protein: MLPTPLEKLRDFRDFRDLERQMGNLWNEFPQIDRTRLGLAAFNPAVNTREDESSYTIEVDLPGVDKDAVNIDISGNTLNISGERQEESSSEDKGYLRKESYFGKFHRSFTLPPEADLEQVQATCKEGVLEITIPKRALDSPSARKQIPVQ; the protein is encoded by the coding sequence ATGTTACCAACTCCACTGGAGAAGCTCCGTGACTTCCGTGACTTCCGTGACCTGGAGCGACAAATGGGAAACCTGTGGAATGAATTTCCTCAAATCGACCGTACCCGATTGGGCTTAGCTGCCTTTAATCCTGCCGTTAACACCCGGGAGGACGAGAGTTCTTACACTATTGAAGTTGATTTACCAGGAGTTGATAAAGACGCTGTCAATATTGATATTTCTGGGAATACGCTGAATATAAGCGGTGAGCGTCAAGAAGAATCCAGTAGCGAAGATAAAGGATATCTGCGCAAAGAGAGCTACTTCGGAAAATTCCATCGCAGCTTTACCTTGCCGCCGGAAGCCGATCTCGAGCAGGTGCAGGCTACCTGCAAGGAGGGAGTACTGGAGATAACTATTCCCAAGCGTGCCCTGGACTCTCCTTCTGCTCGAAAACAAATACCCGTACAGTAG